A window from Gorilla gorilla gorilla isolate KB3781 chromosome 21, NHGRI_mGorGor1-v2.1_pri, whole genome shotgun sequence encodes these proteins:
- the LOC134757798 gene encoding uncharacterized protein, with protein sequence MTPLSPEQAEANKTSPPWVASFLTLELQQNCSSLGQQLHNPQTTTRPLLPGSPASGPSNYNKIAPPWVGCSTTLKLEQDFSSSGCQLPDPQITTKLLLPGSAAPRPSDQNKTSPPWVTSFQTLELQENCSSLGWQLHDPQTPIRLLLPGSPASGLSNYNKIAPPWFGSSTTVKLEQDLSPLGCQLSDPRTKTTLLLPGSAAPLPSNSNKTSPPWVASFLTLELQQCCSSLGQQLHDPQTQTRLLFRGLSATGLSNYNNIAPPWVSSSTTLRPDQDLSSLGHQLPDPRTTTKLLLPGLAAPRPSNSNKTSPPRVASCRTLKLQQHCSSLGQQLHDPETRTRPLLPGSPAF encoded by the exons ATGACCCCCCTCAGTCCTGAGCAAGCTGAGGCA aacaagacctctcctccctgggtcgccagcttcctgaccctcgaactacaacaaaattgctcctccctgggtcagcAGCTCCACAACCCTCAAACTacaacaagacctctcctccccgGGTCGCCAGCTTCTGGACCCTCAaactacaacaaaattgctcctccctgggtcggcTGCTCCACAACCCTCAAACTTGAACAAGACTTCTCCTCCTCGGGTTGCCAGCTTCCAGACCctcaaattacaacaaaattgctcctccctgggtctgcagctccacgaccctcagaccagaacaagacctctcctccctgggtcaccAGTTTCCAGACCCTCGAACTACAAgaaaattgctcctccctgggttgGCAGCTCCATGACCCTCAAACTCCAATAAGACTtctcctccctgggtcgccaGCTTCCGGACTCTCGaattacaacaaaattgctcctccctggttcggcagctccacgacc GTCAAACTAGAACAAGACCTCTCCCCGCTGGGTTGCCAGCTTTCTGACCCTCGAACTAAAACAACATTGCTcctgcctgggtctgcagctccatTACCCTCAAACTcgaacaagacctctcctccctgggtcgccaGCTTTCTGACCCTCGAACTACAGCAAtgttgctcctccctgggtcagcagctccacgaccctcagacTCAAACAAGACTTCTCTTCCGCGGGTTGTCAGCTACCGGACTCTCGAATTACAACaacattgctcctccctgggtcagcagctccacgaccctcagacCAGatcaagacctctcctccctgggtcaccAGCTTCCAGACCCTCGaactacaacaaaattgctcctccctgggttggcagctccacgaccctcaaactcCAACAAGACTTCTCCTCCCCGGGTTGCCAGCTGCCGGACCCTCAAATTACAACaacattgctcctccctgggtcagcagctccacgaccctgaaactagaacaagacctctcctccctgggtcaccAGCTTTCTGA